The following DNA comes from Tunturibacter psychrotolerans.
CCCCGATGAGTCCAATGACTGCGACCGTTACCGATTTATCCTTGTTCACGGATCCCTCCTCGTCGTGAAGTGAGAATGATCGTCCTTTCTCCATAGTGACCGCGACAATAAATTTGTTTCATTTCAAGAGCCTGCTCCTCGTCGAAGGCGCGCCGGGTTCGGTAAACGGGCTTATGTCTAGACGCAAACCCTCGAGAGCTTGAGAAGCCCGCTGATCATGCTCAAGCGCACTCTGAATGGAACATACGTGGCAGTCGAGCCATTCCACATGGAACGCTACTTGACGAACAGATGATCCGCTTCAACAATCGCATCGAGCCGTCCTGCCGTTGTATCTGCTCGATAAAAGCTGTGTTTATCTGCGTTTGATCGTTTTGGATTAATGACATGACTTCTAGCTATGCTTACTCAATTTGCGTCGGACGAATCCGGCGAACCCTAAAAGCCCTGTACCCAAGAGGACGATGCTTGTAGGTTCTGGGGTGACACCGAGGCGGCTCGTGACGTCGATGTACTCTTCAAAGTTATTGCCATCGTCAAAAACTATGTCACCATTACTGTCCATCAACGGATGGATGAAGCCGAAGTCACCACTCTTGACAATCGACAAGTCTGAAGAGGGTCCAGAGTAAAGAGTGTCGGCAGAGGGTGCAGGGCCATTAGCGATGAACGCTACCCTACCTGCATTACAAATCTCTACCGCGAAGTCCCTGGTGCCACATACTGTGCTGTTGTCGTAGTCAAGCGCCGGAGGGGTGAAACTGCTCGAACTCCGATCTCCCGAAATGAACGAGTAATAGCAAGTGTCATCGCGTCCGTCGCAATTGGGTCGGTCGGTCACGAAATCTCCCTTGTTATCGATGCCGTACAGGAAGTAATCGTTTGAATTGGCAGCGCCGGCGCCGTGTATGGTCACAGATTGGTAAGTGTCAGCATGTGCTACAGAAGGCGAAAAGTCATTGAACCAGGCGAGAAAAGCGAAGAGAGCTATCAGGTACAAGCGTTTCATATCCAACTCCTCAGCGTGGATTTATGCTTCGACTGATAGTGACCTTTCAGTTTGAAACGTATCAACGAAAAGTTTTTTCTGGAACGATATTGAGTTGAGTCAGGAACAGTTCGATGGGCTTAGGAGTCGGAAACAGAAGGTTCAGCGGAAAGGTTGAGGTGAAACACATTCGAGCCTCAAGTCACTATCAAGAGTGTCTGCTTTGCTCTCCCAGTCATCAGAATCGTGTGCAAAAAGTATAAAGAGGTAAAGAACTATGCCAGTAAAGAACGAAGCCCTATCGCCCCTTTCCAATCCAGAAAAGATGCAAGCGTGCGATGAAAGAATGAAGCTTGCGCTGAGGTTCTTAGAAGCAGCTGCAGAGTGTGTCAACGCATCAAGTCGGGCACGGACAAGCACCAGCCACGCAGATCTTCTTTGGACGTATAACGCAATGGCGAATCACAGCGACAAGTGCGACAAGTGTTCTTTGCGCTAAACTGAGCACAACCGACGCCACGCGAGGGCAGTTGGTGCCAGTGTGAAGAAAGGTCATTGGGCGACTTCCTTCAACACACTCATAATGAACGCCATTGAGGTGGGCTTTTTCCGTCGGACCACATCGAATTTTCAATCAGCACCTGATATCGCCTGCATACAAGCCCTAAACCCGCCTAAAATTCACAAACTGTTATCTCTATGGCACAATGACGATTTCCCAGCCTGTCCCGAAGGCATGAAGCTCGCCCAGGCATATCTGATCAGTTGCGGCGAAGGAGTCAAGCGGCTAGGCACCGAGGAACCCCTAGACCGCATGAACAACATCAAAGCCTCTTACATGGCCCTTGCCATAGTAGGCAGCTGAATCATACTAGGGCAGACGTATGGGAGAAAGAGATGAAGAGACTAGCGATGTGCCTGGCAATCCTTTTGGCAATAATGACGGCGAAGGTTTTCGCCCAAGTCCCCGTTACAAAAATACCCGTGTTCTTCCAGTGCACATGCGATGATCCGGTCGGATCCCGAATTGCCACGGCGATCCGAGATTTGATTGCGACCAGTCCCAGATACTTCAAGTCTGGAAGCGAATTCAATCGACAGGGTGCGAACGTATTTCCAATTTGGTCAATACGCGTGGTAACCAGAGACACAGATGAAAATGCCAGCCGATCCATGATTGCCGTAGCCTTCACTCGAGGGCTTTTCTTCGAAGCCCTCTCCGTTCAGATTTGTGGCTCGTCAAGGGTAAAAGAGTGTGCGGAGGGAATCTTGGCTGATTTAGATAGACAGATTACAGATCTTAATTCTGTTCAGTAGGTCTCTGTCTCGATTTGCTAGGTCGAGGTGTACAGTTCCCGAGGTCCCGAGACGTCGCCGGTGTCGGGTCTAGAAATGGCACCCAACTACGAATGACCCAGAGATAGTGAAGGAAGCGATGATGCGGCAGTAGACGATATTATCTAACGCGCAGGACGAGGGGCTTCATCTGTTGTCCCGTCGAACAGTAACTTTAGAAACAAGCGGACGATACCACCAGCGCTACGCTGATGCGATCAATATCCTACTGAAATTTGTGTTTCGTTGACGCTACCTCCAGTCAGAAACTTTCGCACAGCGAATCAGTCATTCATATACGGTCTAAGAAGATTATTGAATTCATCGCCCGTTTTACACTTCGTTCTCTCCACATCGCATGAGATCACTTCTTCATGCGTTTCAATCGTCGGCTTAAAATTAGTGATGTGGTTTTCTGCGAAGTAGGCGTACTTCGCGTTCTCATAGACATCAGTAAGACTCATGTCATTCGTCCAAGAATTTCCTCCTGGACCGGCGAACTGGGAGTTGTAGTGGTATTCGACGAGGATGAGGCATTTATTATGCTTCGCGTTGTAATAATTGGTGAAATCGAGGAGGATAGTTTGCTTGTCTCGGGCACCTCCCCAATTCTCGTTGAACCACACTCTGGCGTCCTTTGAACATTTCGCCTGGAGATCGAAATCGGCGGCTAGATTTTGCTTCGCTATCTGGTCTTTCAGTTCTTGGTTCTGCTTTTCCAATTGGGCGATCTTATCTCCATCGCACCCGACAGTCACCAGCAGTATTAGTCCCACCACCATCGCTTGCAGACGTGCCATGTTGCCCTCAGAAACTCCGAATTATTCCCACGCCAACTTTACAGTATCCTTTCCCGAGAGCGTCTAATGGAATGAGGAGCTTCGACGAGTAAAAACTATTTGGTGGCGGTGTCGAGCGAAAAAGTCTTAGAGTATGACATCGAGCCTCTATATCGCCTCAAATGCCATAGAAAAGCAATAGTCTGTTCCCGGATTGCAAGAGGTAGAATTTGTGTCCAGCAGACCACAAGTCGGTGAGAACTTTGTCCAATCAGCTTTAGGTGTTGATCGAAATCTTTCTACTGCAGCAAGTCTCACAATTGTGATTCATGGTGTCGGTAAAGCAACCTCCCAGTCCATACTGGCAGCTGCGAGCAAGGGATATTTCGTATCACAATTCAGCGATGTCTCACAACGAATACCACTTCCCGATTGCCCGACACTCTCGGGGAAGCGAGACGCCGAGGCGCTGTTTCTTCAGGGCTCCGCTGGAAATCATTTCGTGATTGCGCTTCCTTGGACTGACCGTAAGTATCGCTTATCTCCAATTGCAGCGTTCTGCGGGAAGGTGCTGCTGCAGGTAACAGTAGTGATGCTTGTCGCTTTCGCGGCACGCGATCACTTGCAGAATTTGGAGGACTGGCTCAACTCGTCATGGTGGTCCCGCGGAATATTTGGCTACGTTACGATAGTCGGACTCTGGAACATTTGGAAAAACATCACGAGCGAACCCTCGGAGCGCCTACCCAATTGGGGCTATTGGGTTTTTGCATCGCCGTTTTTGTTGACCATCGGGTTGAAGATCTTTCTCTTTTTTCACATTTTACTTTTGGTTCCCATTGGCATTCTCATCGTGGCGCTGCTGTTGGTGGCCTGCATCAGCATCGTTCGATGTTTGCCATTAGCGCGTAGCTTTGGTTGGAAGGTCAGCTTGCTGGCACTCGTTATCGCTTTGAGCTTGCCCGCGGCGTCCTTGGTCGGAATCGTGTGTCAGGTTGGCTCGAGGTTTGCATCTCCTCCTGAGACTCAGGAACAGGTAGAAAGACGTGCAGCAATGTTGAACACGTCCCAAATTCTAGGACCGGACACCCCGCCGCCTCAAGCGCCCCTTCGTCCAGCGTCGCACGCGCAAAAAGTAAAAGAGAAATTCGCTGATCGCTACGAATCACTAAGGGACCATTGGAGAGATTTCATACCTAGTTTGGCGGTCGCTGGGATATGTCTGCATAGTCGCAACCTTATTTAGCGGCCTAGTAGATTTTGGACTCGATGTCTTCGATTACGCAAACACTGAAAAGACCCGCGCCTCACTCGTTAGCCGAACGGTCGATGCGATGGTCTGGCTTAGGAGCCAAGCTCCGAGCGCTCCGCTGGTTATCGTAGGCCACAGCTTAGGTAGTGTCATAGCATCGCATGCTGTCAATTCGATGTGCCTGTCCGAGGAAATGACTAGTGAGATTAGCCTGGTCACATTAGGTTCGCCGCTTAATTATCTCTGTCGAGTATTTCCAAAGATTATCAAATCGCCGCGCGAAATCTCTTTAGCGATTCACCCGAACGTGCGCTGGGTAAACCTGTGGAGGGATGCCGATTTGATCGGCAAGCACTTGGATTTGGAACCACGGGCCACTGTGCAATTTTGTGTCGGTAAGGGTGGGCATTCAAATTACTGGTCTGATGGTGTGGTCTGGCGTGCAGTCGCTTTCGAATCACTCGGGTTAGGCACCTACAAAAAACCACTGGCCCCAGGAACCAGGCCTGAAAGATCTGTAGTCGAGGCTTGGCTGGGAACCCTTCTCTTCGCCGCTATCTCATTGTTGAGCATCATCGGTATGTTGGGATTCTGGTATCTGTTCCATTACTTAGTAAAGCTCTAATCTGTCTCAGCCGCTGAACGGAGCGCAAAGACACGTGAACACCGTCGCGCCATACAAGATCCCGCACGACGGCCGCACGCAGGACAACGGAACCATGTGCGATTGCCTCCGCAGGGACAACGCGTCCATTCAACCGTGCGATGCTTGGGAAAAGGCTTGCAACGTCGGGGGCGGCGGTCATTTCATTATGTGTTGACTGCGCGACGCCCACGCTGACTGGCGCACCCTGCCAGAAATGCGATCAAGAAAACAATTTCTTGAGTGGTTCTTTGAACAAGAGGGATCCCGCACCCAAACCGCCCGTACCAACTGACCAGGCTGCGAGCGCC
Coding sequences within:
- a CDS encoding PEP-CTERM sorting domain-containing protein (PEP-CTERM proteins occur, often in large numbers, in the proteomes of bacteria that also encode an exosortase, a predicted intramembrane cysteine proteinase. The presence of a PEP-CTERM domain at a protein's C-terminus predicts cleavage within the sorting domain, followed by covalent anchoring to some some component of the (usually Gram-negative) cell surface. Many PEP-CTERM proteins exhibit an unusual sequence composition that includes large numbers of potential glycosylation sites. Expression of one such protein has been shown restore the ability of a bacterium to form floc, a type of biofilm.) gives rise to the protein MKRLYLIALFAFLAWFNDFSPSVAHADTYQSVTIHGAGAANSNDYFLYGIDNKGDFVTDRPNCDGRDDTCYYSFISGDRSSSSFTPPALDYDNSTVCGTRDFAVEICNAGRVAFIANGPAPSADTLYSGPSSDLSIVKSGDFGFIHPLMDSNGDIVFDDGNNFEEYIDVTSRLGVTPEPTSIVLLGTGLLGFAGFVRRKLSKHS
- a CDS encoding lipase family protein produces the protein MVATLFSGLVDFGLDVFDYANTEKTRASLVSRTVDAMVWLRSQAPSAPLVIVGHSLGSVIASHAVNSMCLSEEMTSEISLVTLGSPLNYLCRVFPKIIKSPREISLAIHPNVRWVNLWRDADLIGKHLDLEPRATVQFCVGKGGHSNYWSDGVVWRAVAFESLGLGTYKKPLAPGTRPERSVVEAWLGTLLFAAISLLSIIGMLGFWYLFHYLVKL